GGATTGCAATTCCGGCTTTGTTAGAAGCACTTGGTGTAAAAAATATTATTAAGTTATATTGTGAACCGACAGGTGAGTTCCCTCATAATCCGGAACCTTTGCCGGAAAACTTAACTGAAATTTCTAAAGTAATTAAAGAACAAAAAGCAGATGTAGGCTTCGTTGTAGATCCGGATGTTGATCGTCTGGCAATTGTTAATGAAGACGGAACTATGTTCGGAGAAGAATATACTTTGGTGGCAGTTGCTGATTATATATTATCTCAAAAAATCGGCAATACTGTATCAAATTTATCGTCAACACGTGCTTTAAGAGATGTTACGGAAAAATACGGTGCAAACTATTCTGCATCAGCAGTAGGAGAAGTTAATGTAGTTGAAGAAATGAAACGAGTAAATGCCGTTATCGGAGGTGAAGGAAACGGCGGAGTTATTTTTCCCGAATTACATTACGGAAGGGATTCTTTAATTGGTATTGCCCTGTTTTTAAGTCATTTAGCAAAGTCCGGTAAGACTTGTACCGAGCTGAGGGCAATATATCCTGAATATCATATAAAAAAAAATAAAATACAATTAACACCCGATATTGATGTTGACAGAATCTTAAGCAAAGTTGAGGATACTTATAAACTTAAAAAAGATGTAACAGTTTCAACAGTTGACGGAGTTAAGTTGGATATGACAGAAGGGTGGGTGCATTTAAGAAAATCAAATACCGAACCGATTATTCGTATTTACGCTGAAAGTTCAAGCCCTGAAAAAGCTGAGGAATTTGCAGAAATGATAATGAAAGCAGTTAAAGAATTTTTATAAGGGAACCTCTAAAAATCCAAATCTCTGCGTTATACAAAATTTGCAAAACTCTCATTTACAAGAGTAAACTCAAGCTTTGAAAATTTTGAAAGCCTTGATATTTTAATTTTTAGAGATTACCATTAACAGTTTGCATCAAATTTATTATTCAACCATGACATTAAAATCAGTAATCATTGATCTTGACGGAACCTTATTAAATGATGAACGAAAAGTCGGAGAAAAGGATTTGAAAACCTTATACAAACTCGGGAAAAAAGGTGTTGTGCGAGTTATTGCTACCGGGCGTTCGCTGTTCAGTTTTTCTGAAGTTATTCCCGAAGATTTTCCTATTGATCATTTAATTATTGTTGCCGGGGGCGGAACAATTGATTTTAAAACAAAAAAGCTGACTCAATCTCATTTTATTGCAAAAAATGAAGTTCAAGAAATTGTTTTAAAATTAGATGCTTTAAAAGTCGATTATCAAGTAAGGGCAAAAATTCCCGAGAGCCATAAATATTATTACAGACAGTATTCTGAAGAAAATCCGGATTTTGTACGTTTAAATACAATCTATAAGGAGCATGTAAAGAAATTGAACAAGATTAATGAATTGGAAGATGCAGCAAGAATTATTGTTATTGCACAAAATACAGATATTGTAAAGATTATTGAAGATGAATTTAAGGACTACAGCATTATACGAGCAACATCACCTATTGATAATAAATCGGTATGGATGGAGATTTATCCTGAAGGTGTAAATAAAGGCAGTGCTGTTAAGAATCTTTGCATCGACTTAAATATTAATCTTGCAGATACTATAGGAATAGGAAATGATTATAACGATATTCATTTTTTGGATATTGTAAACAAAAGTTATATTGTTTCTAATGCTCCGGCTGATTTAAAACAAAAATATCAAACTGTTAATTCAAATAACCGGAACCCGTTATCTTATGTAATGAACGGAACTGAATTTTAATTTTTAGTTTTGAAACGAAAATTTATTAATTTTGTAATTGTGCAGTAACAAAAACAAAAAATATATATTATGAGAAAATTAATGACATTTATTCTGTTAACAGTAATAATAACTTCTTGCGGACAGACAGCCCAAGAATATTTTGACAACGGACTTAAAAATCAAAACAAACATGACTTCAAAGAAGCTCTGTCTGATTACAGCAAAGCAATAGAACTAAAAGAGACATTTATTGAGGCTTATTATAACAGAGCATTAGTTTATTTAAACTTGGACAAACACAAAGAAGCGAAGTCTGATCTTGATAAAGTAATAGAGATAAATGAGAGCTTTTCAAATGCTCTTATTACCAGAGGATTAATACATGTCGTATTAGAAGATAAAGAAGCATGTTGCAGAGATTTTCAAAGAGCAAAGGAGATC
This genomic stretch from Bacteroidales bacterium harbors:
- the glmM gene encoding phosphoglucosamine mutase; the protein is MTLIKSVSGIRGTIGGKPGDNLTPIDVVKFTSAYIYLMQKRLKKTKLKIIVGRDARLSGPQVLNLVLGTLSGMGADAVNIGLATTPTTEIAVTEENADGGIILTASHNPKQWNALKLLNEKGEFLSANDGKELLNYVENEFDEIEYAPINLIGKVIEKDYLQRHIELILKNEYVDIEIIKKANFRIVIDAVNSVGGIAIPALLEALGVKNIIKLYCEPTGEFPHNPEPLPENLTEISKVIKEQKADVGFVVDPDVDRLAIVNEDGTMFGEEYTLVAVADYILSQKIGNTVSNLSSTRALRDVTEKYGANYSASAVGEVNVVEEMKRVNAVIGGEGNGGVIFPELHYGRDSLIGIALFLSHLAKSGKTCTELRAIYPEYHIKKNKIQLTPDIDVDRILSKVEDTYKLKKDVTVSTVDGVKLDMTEGWVHLRKSNTEPIIRIYAESSSPEKAEEFAEMIMKAVKEFL
- a CDS encoding HAD family hydrolase, encoding MTLKSVIIDLDGTLLNDERKVGEKDLKTLYKLGKKGVVRVIATGRSLFSFSEVIPEDFPIDHLIIVAGGGTIDFKTKKLTQSHFIAKNEVQEIVLKLDALKVDYQVRAKIPESHKYYYRQYSEENPDFVRLNTIYKEHVKKLNKINELEDAARIIVIAQNTDIVKIIEDEFKDYSIIRATSPIDNKSVWMEIYPEGVNKGSAVKNLCIDLNINLADTIGIGNDYNDIHFLDIVNKSYIVSNAPADLKQKYQTVNSNNRNPLSYVMNGTEF